A DNA window from Hydractinia symbiolongicarpus strain clone_291-10 chromosome 6, HSymV2.1, whole genome shotgun sequence contains the following coding sequences:
- the LOC130647493 gene encoding protein phosphatase 1K, mitochondrial-like: MRNINQILKCNKYFIRRKCTDIPSVFVNIGGSSLTGRTHIQENEDRYTIQRFQRNIKYFNVLDGHNGSFVSDFVNRTLPEIVKEKILRNSHCLYDGVFEVVEQCLLESFSECQDILKEFIESAENLKRKDMVGSTAVVGLLIDNNYLTIANVGDSKAILCRSGRPIELSVEHIPENQQEAERVIAAGGWIDWDSKFKPLIGGRLSMTRSFGNLLLKSTGVISRPSIHHQMIDDFLDSFVVLCSDGITHSMTDEEIVYIVSQHDEPNYAAEDLTTTSQQYGSDDDATAVVVPLGGWRSMEIKTSRIDYSMFRTVVGCRSGG; encoded by the exons ATGAGAAATATCAATCAGATTCtcaaatgtaataaatattttattcgaAGAAAATGTACAGACATTCCTTCTGTGTTTGTAAACATTGGTGGGAGCAGTTTGACGGGAAGGACACACATTCAAGAGAATGAGGATAGATATACCATACAAAGATTTCAACGCAACATAAAGTATTTTAATGTATTAGATGGACATAATGGTTCGTTTGTATCTGACTTTGTAAACAGAACATTGCCAGAGATTGTGAAAGAAAAGATTTTAAGAAATAGTCACTGTTTATATGATGGTGTGTTTGAAGTGGTTGAACAATGTTTATTGGAATCTTTTAGTGAATGTCAAGATATTCTAAAAGAATTTATTGAAAGCGCTGAAAACCTGAAGAGAAAAG ATATGGTTGGATCAACTGCTGTCGTTGGTTTACTTATCGATAACAACTACCTGACCATTGCTAATGTTGGTGACAGTAAAGCCATACTATGTAGAAGTGGTCGACCTATCGAACTGTCAGTGGAACATATCCCAGAAAATCAACAAGAAGCTGAACGTGTTATAGCTGCTGGCGGATGGATCGATTGGGATAGCAAATTCAAACCGTTAATTGGAGGACGATTATCAATGACTAGATCATTTGgaaatttacttttaaaatcAACAGGTGTTATAAGTAGACCTTCTATACACCATCAAATGATAGACGATTTTTTAGACTCTTTTGTGGTGCTTTGTTCAGATGGCATCACGCATTCAATGACAGATGAGGAGATTGTTTACATAGTAAGTCAACATGATGAACCAAACTATGCTGCAGAGGACTTAACGACGACGTCACAACAATATGGATCTGACGACGACGCGACGGCTGTTGTCGTGCCGTTAGGAGGATGGAGATCGATGGAGATTAAAACTAGTCGCATTGATTATAGCATGTTTCGAACTGTTGTTGGGTGCAGGTCGGGCGGTTGA
- the LOC130647492 gene encoding wings apart-like protein homolog, with the protein MSKIIQGKKMSSKRKTYTYGRKLSGKRKNDSEPWDVEVDHNAPKKMPKKNNIWAKVSSSPFKSSPVKKNDNVLNDPFGFDDSDPYSFDDNEKLMKKKTPVKVKTTKIASIKKTTPVKSKAKLSSPPLSPNSKLSGKAMPKESITINLKDLTTVGSPKKKGRATAQKSTKTVKKDIFRGKEELKKGNATHRKNTKNSKGLIKEETEHQNKKQDVCDEIPIQFVDDVDIKMIVLQKTPKKKKGRKVKKSAVITVSTKAHSNIDFNVVNNDCSDNLTRLQQDIVNNDSLENKKASQDTVEDSIEPGKEVVDELNNSKGEEDSPKIAECSMESDKEQEDMGEMEGDSDEPLTNGQNVEESHTKIKPQSLFTYYDKQDKLKKDAKDGSIYRESKRIRLISEGSENSLGEDVAYANKPATGAGQVTKNNDKDQPPLENEQESQSSSQSVDLEKKVKSPFKNLKPRSMMRNRRFSALPTSNLDLSDEEEVDGDKETEEERKHIKSPPPLYRSALFGFSRADTAVRVKKNEKELFTVVKNTKHAHECLEHGESQQFKDNVEFLLDGLKPSQSMSTRCLSALELASECFSPSFRMHMKAHGTIDTIFNVLQDALSDEGLTLCTSTIMYVLAKDRLKINFNKKIVGFMLKLLSRKKIAIEGKDYERLLKKVRTILEKQEMSNIDLECIDAEYLARETLLSFTSQRIGEWFKEEIRTLGGLDHLVDTIYSCSKSIQKKDDLVKSFCQTERCLLLLCDMTFKCRQNQQYLDSYRDGLVIESCVRVISFITMKLDLSTELSAELQDCLFAILRFLTNLSHENDSGGVKICKQEKSLTSILRCALYVPQFLEASKTFDFIVVSLGLLINLVEYNRENVHVLSTSFSPACHESQSSSESSEIEEDKVTPVEALMQLFLVRFEACKEGDLMEELDKLEKEEDEKNSAMHYHDDEYALTCGDKFDDTVEESEEAQKEQGEEGSVVSEDSKTVGLNQKEKRDIKQTLQKAHQHMEDSHVAAYAALLIGLLAEHNKDNQETVHSLLPDGDFKPMIECLEKILSFMKITEATTESGFIVIERIIGFFKEIHRPTQFEVTDQKEATVANNPEV; encoded by the exons atgtccAAAATTATCCAGG GAAAGAAAATGTCATCAAAACGAAAAACTTACACATATGGACGAAAGTTGTCAGGCAAGAGAAAAAATGACAGTGAACCATGGGATGTGGAAGTTGATCATAATGCTCCAAAAAAGATGCcaaagaaaaataacatttgGGCAAAGGTGTCATCAAGCCCCTTTAAGAGCagtccagttaaaaaaaatgacaatgtATTGAATGATCCATTTGGGTTTGATGATAGTGATCCATATAGTTTTGATGATAATGAAAAGTTGATGAAAAAAAAGACACCAGTTAaagttaaaacaacaaaaatagcgAGCATCAAAAAAACAACTCCTGTGAAAAGTAAAGCGAAATTGTCATCACCCCCATTGAGTCCAAATTCAAAATTATCAGGCAAAGCAATGCCTAAAGAGAGTATTACAATAAATCTTAAAGACCTTACAACTGTAGGGAGTCCTAAAAAGAAAGGAAGAGCAACTGCACAGAAATCAACAAAGACAGTTAAAAAGGATATCTTCAGAGGcaaagaagaattaaaaaaaggtaatGCAACACACAGGAAAAATACAAAGAATAGCAAGGGCTTGATAAAAGAGGAAACAgaacatcaaaataaaaaacaagatgTTTGTGATGAAATACCAATACAATTCGTTGATGATGTTGATATTAAAATGATAGTTTTGCAAAAAactcctaaaaagaaaaaaggacgAAAAGTTAAAAAGTCGGCTGTTATTACAGTTAGTACAAAAGCACATTCAAATATTGATTTTAATGTTGTCAACAATGATTGCAGTGATAATTTAACAAGGTTGCAACAAGATATTGTTAACAACGACTCTCTGGAAAATAAAAAAGCCTCCCAAGACACTGTGGAAGATAGTATTGAACCTGGAAAAGAAGTTGTAGATGAATTAAATAATTCTAAAGGTGAGGAAGACTCTCCCAAAATTGCAGAATGCAGTATGGAATCTGATAAGGAACAGGAAGATATGGGGGAAATGGAAGGAGACAGTGACGAACCTTTAACAAATGGACAGAATGTAGAAGAATCACACACTAAGATAAAACCTCAATCATTGTTTACATATTATGATAaacaagataaattaaaaaaggacGCCAAAGATGGCAGTATATATCGTGAGTCAAAGAGAATAAGATTGATTTCCGAAGGATCAGAGAATAGTTTAGGAGAAGATGTTGCATACGCTAATAAACCAGCAACAGGTGCAGGACAAGTTACTAAAAACAATGACAAAGATCAACCGCCACTTGAAAATGAACAAGAATCACAGTCCAGTTCTCAATCAGTTGACTTAGAAAAGAAAGTCAAG aGTCCATTCAAGAATTTAAAGCCAAGATCTATGATGAGAAACAGAAGATTTTCAGCCTTG CCAACAAGCAACCTAGATTTATCTGATGAAGAGGAAGTGGATGGAGACAAAGAAACAGAGGAAGAAAGAAAACATATTAAAAGCCCTCCTCCGTTATACAGGAGTGCTTTGTTTGGTTTTAGTAGAGCAGATACTGCTGTTCGCGTGAAAAAGAATGAGAAAGAG ctgTTTACCGTTGTAAAGAACACAAAACATGCTCACGAATGTCTCGAACATGGAGAAAGTCAGCAG TTCAAAGATAATGTGGAATTCCTCCTTGATGGTTTAAAACCATCACAAAGCATGTCAACAAGATGTCTAAGTGCATTGGAATTAGCTTCGGAATGTTTTTCACCATCGTTCAGAATGCACATGAAAGCACATGGAACTATTGACACTATTTTTAATGTTCTACAAGATGCTCTTTCTGATGAG ggTTTAACTTTGTGCACATCTACAATTATGTATGTGTTGGCGAAAGAtagattaaaaataaatttcaacaaaaaaatcgTAG GATTCATGTTAAAACTATTATCCCGAAAGAAAATTGCTATTGAAGGGAAAGACTATGAgcgtcttttaaaaaaagtcag aaccaTCCTGGAAAAACAAGAAATGTCCAATATAGATTTAGAGTGTATAGAT GCTGAATATTTAGCTCGAGAAACGTTACTATCATTTACTTCACAAAGAATTGGTGAATGGTTTAAAGAAGAAATTCGAACATTAGGAGGATTAGATCATTTAGTTGATACAA TATATAGTTGCAGTAAGTCCATTCAGAAGAAGGATGATCTTGTGAAAAGTTTCTGTCAAACAGAACGTTGCTTGTTGTTGCTGTGTGAT ATGACTTTTAAGTGTCGACAAAATCAGCAATATTTGGATTCTTACAGAGATGGTCTGGTCATTGAATCATGTGTCag ggtaatttcttttattACAATGAAACTCGACCTGTCAACAGAATTATCAGCGGAACTACAAGATTGTCTGTTTGCTATACTCAGATTTTTAACAAACCTATCTCATGAAAATG ACAGTGGTGGTGTAAAGATATGCAAACAAGAGAAATCTTTGACATCCATTCTTCGCTGTGCTCTTTATGTACCACAGTTCTTAGAAGCTTCGAAAACGTTTGATTTTATTGTTGTA AGTTTGGGTTTACTCATCAACTTGGTTGAATACAACCGTGAAAACGTGCATGTTCTGAGCACTTCGTTTTCACCAGCTTGTCACGAGAGTCAGTCAAGCAGTGAGAGTTCTGAGATAGAAGAAGATAAAGTGACACCAGTTGAAGCTCTCATGCAACTCTTCCTGGTACGTTTCGAAGCTTGTAAAGAAGGAGATCTAATGGAAGAGCTGGACAAACTAGAGAAAGAAGAAG atgaaaaaaattctgcaaTGCATTACCATGACGATGAGTACGCACTTACATGTGGAGATAAATTTGATGACACCGTGGAAGAGAGTGAAGAGGCTCAAAAGGAACAAGGTGAAGAAGGATCAGTCGTGTCCGAGGATTCAAAAACGGTTGGAttaaatcaaaaagaaaaacggGACATAAAACAAA CTCTTCAGAAAGCACATCAACACATGGAAGACAGTCACGTGGCTGCTTATGCTGCACTTTTGATTGGTTTACTGGCTGAGCATAACAAG gATAACCAAGAAACAGTCCACAGTCTTCTTCCAGATGGTGATTTTAAACCAATGATTGAGtgtttagaaaaaatattgtcTTTCATGAAGATTACT GAGGCTACTACAGAATCTGGTTTTATTGTCATCGAAAGAATCAtcggtttttttaaagaaattcacAGACCAACTCAATTTGAGGTGACCGATCAAAAAGAAGCAACCGTAGCCAATAACCCAGAAGTCTAG